In one window of Nakamurella alba DNA:
- a CDS encoding M24 family metallopeptidase: protein MSTPTADTRARRDRLRALLVAQDLDALLVTDLLNIRYLTGFTGSNAALLVAADPAGDLFCTDGRYETQSAAEVPDLPLVLDRASDLALAGKAQGRTGFEAAHVSVLALERLEAAATGARLSGTADLVEGLRAVKDQGEIELLRQACAVADRAFAELIAAGGIGAGRTEREVGLDLDQRMRLLGAREPSFETIVAAGPNSAIPHHRPTGAVLATGDLVKFDFGAEVGGYHSDMTRTVVLGPPADWQREIYDLVAAAQQAGCDALVPGITGGEVDAVSRDVITAAGYGERFAHGLGHGIGLEIHEAPGLGRGAAAIIDADMCVTVEPGVYLPGRGGVRIEDSGVVRNGAPGSRYEVLTLTSKELLEL, encoded by the coding sequence GTGAGCACCCCGACCGCCGACACCCGCGCCCGCCGTGACCGTCTCCGCGCTCTGCTCGTCGCGCAGGACCTGGACGCGCTGCTGGTCACCGACCTGCTGAACATCCGCTACCTGACCGGATTCACGGGCTCCAACGCGGCGTTGCTGGTCGCCGCGGACCCGGCCGGGGACCTGTTCTGCACCGACGGTCGCTACGAGACCCAGTCCGCCGCAGAGGTTCCCGACCTCCCGCTGGTGCTGGACCGGGCCAGCGACCTGGCACTGGCCGGCAAGGCGCAGGGCCGCACCGGCTTCGAGGCGGCGCACGTGAGCGTGCTGGCCCTGGAACGTCTCGAGGCAGCGGCGACCGGCGCCCGGCTCAGCGGGACCGCCGACCTGGTCGAGGGCCTGCGCGCGGTAAAGGACCAGGGCGAGATCGAGCTGCTCCGGCAGGCCTGCGCCGTGGCCGACCGGGCCTTCGCCGAGCTGATCGCCGCCGGCGGCATCGGCGCCGGCCGCACCGAACGCGAGGTCGGTCTGGACCTCGACCAGCGGATGCGGCTGCTCGGCGCCCGCGAGCCGTCGTTCGAGACGATCGTCGCCGCCGGGCCGAACAGCGCGATCCCGCACCACCGGCCGACCGGGGCCGTGCTGGCCACCGGCGACCTGGTGAAGTTCGACTTCGGTGCCGAGGTCGGCGGCTACCACTCCGACATGACCCGCACCGTGGTGCTCGGGCCGCCCGCCGACTGGCAGCGGGAGATCTACGACCTGGTGGCGGCCGCCCAGCAGGCCGGGTGCGACGCGCTGGTGCCGGGCATCACCGGCGGCGAGGTCGATGCGGTGTCCCGGGACGTGATCACCGCCGCCGGGTACGGGGAGCGGTTCGCGCACGGTCTGGGCCACGGCATCGGCCTGGAGATCCACGAAGCGCCGGGCCTGGGGCGTGGCGCAGCGGCTATCATCGACGCGGACATGTGCGTCACCGTGGAGCCGGGGGTCTACCTCCCGGGCCGTGGCGGCGTACGGATCGAGGACAGCGGTGTGGTGCGCAACGGGGCTCCCGGGTCGCGGTACGAGGTGCTCACCCTGACCTCCAAGGAACTCCTCGAGCTCTGA
- the efp gene encoding elongation factor P, producing MASTSDFKNGLVLNIEGQLWTITEFQHVKPGKGPAFVRTTLKNVLSGKVVDRTFNAGVKVETATVDKRDMTFLYKDAGDFVFMDGDTFDQITVPAATVGGAADYLLENQEAMVAQNEGVVLYVELPASVELVVQHTDPGLQGDRSTGGTKPATLETGAEIQVPLFLNTGDRIKVDTRDGRYLGRVNA from the coding sequence ATGGCCTCGACCAGCGACTTCAAGAACGGCCTCGTCCTCAACATCGAGGGCCAGCTCTGGACGATCACCGAGTTCCAGCACGTCAAGCCCGGCAAGGGCCCGGCCTTCGTGCGGACCACGCTGAAGAACGTGCTCTCCGGCAAGGTCGTCGACCGCACCTTCAACGCGGGCGTCAAGGTGGAGACCGCGACCGTCGACAAGCGGGACATGACGTTCCTCTACAAGGACGCCGGCGACTTCGTCTTCATGGACGGCGACACCTTCGACCAGATCACCGTGCCGGCCGCGACCGTGGGCGGTGCCGCCGACTACCTGCTGGAGAACCAGGAGGCGATGGTCGCGCAGAACGAGGGCGTCGTCCTCTACGTCGAGCTCCCCGCCTCGGTCGAGCTGGTCGTGCAGCACACCGATCCCGGCCTGCAGGGCGACCGATCCACCGGCGGCACCAAGCCCGCCACCCTGGAGACCGGCGCAGAGATCCAGGTGCCGCTGTTCCTGAACACCGGCGACCGGATCAAGGTGGACACCCGCGACGGCCGTTACCTCGGCCGCGTCAACGCTTGA
- the nusB gene encoding transcription antitermination factor NusB, producing MSARSKARKRALDVLFAADARSVDPESILQERLTAEDAGGTAGVGAVPMGEYAEELVRGVREHILRIDDLIAEHAEGWTLDRMPAVDRAILRIATYELAYSTDVPPAVAVDEAVELAKSLSTDNSPRFVNGVLGQIVTIAPRLRASR from the coding sequence ATGTCTGCCAGGTCCAAGGCCCGCAAACGCGCGCTCGACGTGCTGTTCGCCGCCGACGCCCGCTCCGTCGACCCCGAGTCGATCCTCCAGGAACGGCTGACCGCCGAGGACGCGGGCGGCACGGCCGGTGTCGGTGCGGTGCCGATGGGGGAGTACGCGGAGGAGCTGGTCCGCGGGGTGCGTGAGCACATCCTGCGGATCGACGACCTGATCGCCGAGCACGCCGAGGGCTGGACCCTGGACCGGATGCCGGCCGTGGACCGGGCGATCCTGCGGATCGCGACCTACGAGCTGGCCTACTCCACCGACGTCCCGCCGGCGGTCGCCGTCGACGAGGCCGTCGAGCTCGCCAAGTCGCTGTCCACCGACAACTCCCCCCGCTTCGTCAACGGGGTCCTCGGCCAGATCGTCACCATCGCCCCGAGATTGAGGGCCAGCAGGTGA
- the bldD gene encoding transcriptional regulator BldD: MSQDYARALGQRLRSIRSQQGLSLHGVEEKSEGRWKAVVVGSYERGDRAVTVAKLAELAEFYGVPVAELLPDARASRRGAPAPKLVIDLGRLSELPAHQAGPLARYAAAIQSQRGDYNGKVLTIRQEDLRSLAVIYDMSPESLTEQLVGWGVLPAGTELD, from the coding sequence ATGAGTCAGGACTACGCGCGGGCGCTCGGTCAGCGCCTGCGCTCCATTCGATCCCAGCAGGGTCTGAGCCTGCACGGTGTCGAGGAGAAGTCCGAGGGTCGCTGGAAGGCAGTGGTCGTCGGCTCCTACGAGCGCGGTGACCGTGCGGTGACCGTCGCCAAGCTCGCCGAGCTGGCCGAGTTCTACGGCGTCCCGGTGGCCGAGCTGCTGCCCGATGCGCGGGCCTCCCGTCGTGGTGCCCCCGCACCCAAGCTGGTCATCGACCTCGGTCGGCTCTCCGAGCTGCCGGCGCACCAGGCCGGACCGCTCGCCCGCTACGCCGCCGCCATCCAGTCCCAGCGCGGTGACTACAACGGCAAGGTGCTGACCATCCGCCAGGAGGACCTGCGCTCCCTGGCCGTCATCTACGACATGTCCCCCGAGAGCCTCACCGAGCAGCTCGTCGGCTGGGGCGTCCTCCCCGCCGGTACAGAACTGGATTAG
- the pyrR gene encoding bifunctional pyr operon transcriptional regulator/uracil phosphoribosyltransferase PyrR, protein MASARPDHGAGTQLLGPADIARTIDRMAHQILEKLGDEPAVLIGIPTRGVHLAARLGDRLRAFTGGDGYPVGSLDITLYRDDLRLRPPRALEETSLPVGGVDGATVVLVDDVLYSGRTVRAALDALRDHGRPAVVQLAVLVDRGHRQLPIRADYVGKNIPTALADDVAVRLAEVDGLDAVALERAS, encoded by the coding sequence GTGGCTTCGGCGCGCCCTGATCACGGAGCGGGCACCCAGCTCCTCGGCCCGGCCGACATCGCCCGGACCATCGATCGGATGGCCCATCAGATCCTGGAGAAGCTCGGCGACGAGCCCGCGGTCCTGATCGGCATCCCCACCCGCGGCGTCCATCTCGCCGCCCGGCTCGGCGACCGGCTCCGGGCGTTCACCGGGGGCGACGGCTACCCGGTCGGCTCGCTCGACATCACCCTGTACCGCGACGACCTGCGGCTGCGCCCGCCGCGCGCGCTGGAGGAGACCTCGCTGCCGGTCGGCGGCGTCGACGGCGCCACCGTCGTCCTGGTCGACGACGTCCTCTACTCCGGCCGCACCGTCCGGGCCGCCCTCGACGCGCTGCGCGACCACGGCCGCCCGGCCGTCGTCCAGCTCGCGGTGCTCGTCGACCGCGGTCACCGGCAATTGCCGATCCGCGCCGACTACGTCGGCAAGAACATCCCCACCGCCCTGGCCGACGACGTCGCGGTGCGGCTGGCCGAGGTCGACGGACTCGACGCCGTCGCGTTGGAGCGTGCCTCATGA
- a CDS encoding aspartate carbamoyltransferase catalytic subunit encodes MPRHLLSAGDLDHDTAVHVLDTAARLEQAIAGREVPKLPTLRGRTVVNLFYEDSTRTRISFELAAKRLSADVINFSAKGSSVSKGESLKDTALTLQAMGADAVVCRHSSSGAPERLSGWVDGHVVNAGDGTHEHPTQALLDAYTLRRHLADGRGDLAGRRIVVVGDVLHSRVARSNVALLSTLGADVTLVAPPTLLPVGVGNWPVGVSYDLDASLAGADAVMMLRVQQERMAGAFFPTAREYSRAFGLDERRRGLLRPGGIVLHPGPMNRGMEITPDVADGTGSVIVEQVANGVLVRMAVLYLLLTEQNG; translated from the coding sequence ATGCCCCGGCACCTGCTCTCCGCCGGCGACCTCGACCACGACACCGCGGTGCACGTGCTGGACACCGCGGCCCGGCTCGAGCAGGCGATCGCCGGCCGCGAGGTGCCGAAGCTGCCGACCCTGCGCGGTCGCACCGTCGTGAACCTCTTCTACGAGGACTCCACCCGCACCCGGATCTCGTTCGAGCTGGCGGCGAAGCGGCTGTCGGCCGACGTCATCAACTTCTCCGCCAAGGGCTCCTCGGTGTCCAAGGGCGAGTCGCTCAAGGACACCGCGCTGACCCTGCAGGCCATGGGTGCCGACGCGGTGGTCTGCCGGCACAGCTCTTCCGGCGCCCCGGAACGGCTGTCCGGCTGGGTCGACGGGCACGTGGTCAACGCCGGCGACGGCACCCACGAGCACCCGACCCAGGCGCTGCTGGACGCGTACACCTTGCGTCGCCACCTGGCCGACGGCCGCGGTGACCTGGCCGGCCGCCGGATCGTGGTGGTCGGCGACGTGCTGCACTCCCGGGTCGCCCGGTCCAACGTGGCGCTGCTGTCTACGCTCGGCGCCGATGTCACCCTGGTCGCGCCGCCCACGCTGCTGCCGGTCGGGGTCGGCAACTGGCCGGTCGGGGTGTCCTACGACCTGGACGCGTCGCTGGCCGGTGCGGACGCGGTGATGATGCTGCGGGTGCAGCAGGAGCGCATGGCCGGTGCCTTCTTCCCGACCGCGCGGGAATACAGCCGCGCCTTCGGCCTCGACGAACGGCGCCGCGGACTGCTCCGCCCCGGTGGCATCGTGCTGCACCCCGGCCCGATGAACCGGGGCATGGAGATCACCCCGGACGTCGCCGACGGCACCGGATCGGTCATCGTCGAGCAGGTCGCCAACGGCGTCCTGGTCCGGATGGCCGTGCTGTACCTGCTGCTGACCGAACAGAACGGGTGA
- a CDS encoding dihydroorotase: MTDGTSDETAVLITGTRPYGGDPVDVLLSDGRIAAIAAVLARPDGARVIDGAGTVLLPGLVDLHTHLREPGREDAETVASGSAAAALGGYTAVFAMPNTEPVADTAGVVEQVRRLGEEAGLVDVQPIGAVTVGRKGAKLAELSAMANSAARVRVFSDDGDCVSDPLLMRRALEYVKAFDGVIAQHAQEPRLTEGAQMHEGELSARLGLTGWPAVAEEAIIARDCLLADHVGSRVHVCHLSTAGSVDVVAAAKARGTRVTAEVTPHHLVLTDERAVGYDPVFKVNPPLRTDVDVQRLRAALADGTIDIVATDHAPHAVQDKECEWDQAKPGMLGLQTALSVVVDTMVRPGLLDWRGVARVMSENPAAIGGLADHGRPIAVGEPANLTLVDPDATWTVRGAELASLSVNTPFEGMELPGRVVATFLRGRPTVLDGTLAAVQAV; the protein is encoded by the coding sequence ATGACGGATGGAACGAGCGACGAGACGGCCGTGCTGATCACCGGGACCCGCCCGTACGGCGGTGACCCTGTCGACGTGCTGCTCTCCGACGGCCGGATCGCCGCCATCGCAGCGGTTCTCGCGCGTCCGGACGGTGCCCGGGTGATCGACGGCGCCGGCACGGTGCTGCTGCCGGGTCTGGTCGACCTGCACACGCACCTGCGGGAGCCGGGCCGGGAGGACGCCGAGACGGTCGCCTCCGGGTCCGCCGCCGCCGCCCTCGGCGGATACACCGCGGTGTTCGCGATGCCGAACACCGAGCCGGTGGCCGACACCGCGGGTGTCGTCGAGCAGGTGCGCCGGCTCGGCGAGGAGGCCGGGCTGGTCGACGTGCAGCCCATCGGCGCCGTCACCGTGGGCCGCAAGGGCGCCAAGCTCGCCGAGCTGAGCGCGATGGCGAACTCCGCCGCCCGGGTCCGGGTGTTCTCCGACGACGGGGACTGCGTGTCCGACCCGCTGCTGATGCGCCGGGCGCTGGAGTACGTGAAGGCCTTCGACGGGGTGATCGCCCAGCACGCGCAGGAACCGCGGTTGACCGAGGGTGCGCAGATGCACGAGGGCGAGCTGTCCGCCAGGCTCGGGCTCACCGGCTGGCCCGCGGTGGCCGAGGAGGCGATCATCGCCCGGGACTGCCTGCTGGCCGACCACGTCGGATCCCGGGTGCACGTCTGCCACCTGTCGACCGCCGGCTCGGTGGACGTGGTGGCCGCCGCGAAGGCGCGCGGCACCCGGGTCACCGCCGAGGTCACCCCGCACCACCTGGTGCTCACCGACGAGCGTGCGGTCGGCTACGACCCGGTCTTCAAGGTCAACCCGCCGCTGCGCACCGACGTCGACGTGCAGCGGCTGCGGGCGGCGCTGGCCGACGGCACCATCGACATCGTCGCCACCGATCACGCGCCACATGCGGTGCAGGACAAGGAATGCGAGTGGGACCAGGCCAAGCCGGGCATGCTCGGCCTGCAGACCGCGCTGTCCGTGGTGGTCGACACCATGGTCCGGCCGGGACTGCTGGACTGGCGCGGCGTCGCCCGGGTGATGAGCGAGAACCCTGCGGCCATCGGCGGTCTGGCCGATCACGGCCGGCCGATCGCGGTCGGTGAGCCGGCCAACCTGACCCTCGTCGACCCGGACGCCACCTGGACGGTGCGCGGCGCGGAGCTCGCCTCGCTGTCGGTCAACACCCCGTTCGAGGGCATGGAGCTGCCGGGCCGGGTGGTCGCCACCTTCCTCCGCGGCCGGCCCACGGTGCTCGACGGCACCCTCGCGGCAGTGCAGGCGGTCTGA
- a CDS encoding PH-like domain-containing protein, protein MDRALWTLGLVAFIALMAGLLLLGWRHRAGRQVDIPALPEVPATLGADLVEPLAGVYVATTRSGSWQDRVVVHTLGRRAAAEVRAVPEGVLIDRVGETPVFIPAASITMIGTAPGIAGKVIGQPDGILVISWRLGSRLLDSGIRAEDRDLQQDWIAAARGLVSDAGDFDTPIDTPTTDAPATAPEGTEDQGGSSTRTDGATA, encoded by the coding sequence ATGGACCGCGCACTCTGGACCCTCGGCCTGGTCGCCTTCATCGCCCTGATGGCCGGCCTGCTGCTGCTCGGCTGGCGGCACCGCGCCGGCCGGCAGGTCGACATCCCGGCGCTGCCGGAGGTGCCCGCGACCCTCGGCGCCGACCTGGTGGAGCCGCTGGCCGGTGTCTACGTCGCGACCACCCGGTCCGGCTCCTGGCAGGACCGGGTCGTCGTGCACACCCTGGGCCGCCGGGCGGCCGCCGAGGTGCGCGCCGTGCCCGAAGGCGTGCTGATCGACCGGGTGGGGGAGACACCGGTGTTCATCCCGGCCGCGTCGATCACCATGATCGGCACCGCCCCGGGCATCGCCGGCAAGGTCATCGGCCAGCCGGACGGGATCCTGGTGATCAGCTGGCGTCTCGGCTCCCGGCTGCTGGACAGCGGGATCCGGGCCGAGGACCGCGACCTGCAGCAGGACTGGATCGCCGCCGCGCGCGGCCTGGTCTCCGACGCCGGCGACTTCGACACACCGATCGACACACCCACCACCGACGCACCGGCCACGGCCCCGGAGGGGACCGAGGACCAGGGTGGCAGCAGCACGAGAACGGATGGAGCCACAGCATGA
- the carA gene encoding glutamine-hydrolyzing carbamoyl-phosphate synthase small subunit, giving the protein MTDSPAALVLEDGRVYRGTGFGAEGVTFGEVVFQTGMTGYQETLTDPSYRRQVVVATAPQIGNTGWVAGGDRAANDDESDRIWVAGFVVRDLSPQPSNWRSTSDLPTEMRAQGVVGISGVDTRALTRHLRTAGAMRCGVFSGAAVGSVDDMVAQVLQEPGMAGANLTDEVSTSETYTVAAHGEQRFVVAAVDLGIKSNTPQMMAARGITTHVVPATVTLEEIRALGADGVFLSNGPGDPSTQDHLVALTEQVLAAGMPLFGICFGNQILGRALGFGTYKLKFGHRGINQPVLDHVTGRVLVSAHNHGFAVDAPVGEVVDTPYGRAQVAFTNLNDGCVEGLECLDRPAFSVQFHPEAAAGPHDAQYLFDRFIGLLEGTPADVPAVGKASA; this is encoded by the coding sequence ATGACCGATAGCCCCGCCGCGCTGGTCCTCGAGGACGGCCGGGTCTACCGCGGGACCGGTTTCGGTGCCGAGGGTGTCACCTTCGGCGAGGTCGTCTTCCAGACCGGGATGACCGGCTACCAGGAGACCCTCACCGACCCGTCCTACCGCCGCCAGGTGGTGGTCGCCACCGCGCCGCAGATCGGCAACACCGGCTGGGTGGCCGGCGGTGACCGCGCGGCCAACGACGACGAGTCCGACCGCATCTGGGTGGCCGGCTTCGTGGTCCGCGACCTCTCACCGCAGCCGTCGAACTGGCGGTCCACCTCCGACCTGCCCACCGAGATGCGCGCCCAGGGCGTGGTCGGGATCAGCGGTGTCGACACCCGGGCGCTGACCCGGCACCTGCGCACCGCGGGCGCCATGCGCTGCGGCGTCTTCTCCGGCGCGGCGGTGGGGTCCGTCGACGACATGGTCGCGCAGGTGCTGCAGGAGCCCGGCATGGCCGGCGCGAACCTGACCGACGAGGTCTCCACCTCCGAGACCTACACGGTCGCCGCCCATGGCGAGCAGCGGTTCGTCGTCGCCGCAGTGGATCTCGGCATCAAGTCGAACACCCCGCAGATGATGGCCGCCCGTGGCATCACCACCCATGTCGTGCCGGCGACGGTGACCCTGGAGGAGATCCGGGCGCTGGGTGCGGACGGGGTCTTCCTGTCCAACGGACCGGGCGACCCGAGTACCCAGGACCACCTGGTGGCCCTGACCGAGCAGGTGCTGGCCGCCGGGATGCCGCTCTTCGGTATCTGCTTCGGCAACCAGATCCTCGGCCGGGCACTGGGTTTCGGCACCTACAAGCTCAAGTTCGGGCACCGCGGCATCAACCAGCCGGTGCTCGACCACGTCACCGGCCGGGTGCTGGTGTCCGCGCACAACCACGGTTTCGCGGTGGACGCGCCGGTCGGCGAGGTCGTCGACACCCCGTACGGCCGGGCGCAGGTCGCCTTCACCAATCTCAACGACGGCTGCGTCGAGGGGCTGGAATGCCTTGATCGACCGGCCTTCTCGGTGCAGTTCCATCCGGAGGCGGCCGCCGGTCCGCACGACGCGCAATACCTGTTCGACCGGTTCATCGGCCTGCTCGAGGGCACGCCCGCGGACGTACCTGCAGTTGGAAAGGCGAGTGCCTGA
- the carB gene encoding carbamoyl-phosphate synthase large subunit, which yields MPRRDDIHHVLVIGSGPIVIGQACEFDYSGTQACRVLREEGLRVSLINSNPATIMTDPEFADATYIEPITADFVEKVLAREAAAGHPVDALLATLGGQTALNTAMSIADRGILEKYGVELIGADIPAIRRGEDRQIFKDIVRKVGGDVPRSAVCHTMDDVHAAIAELGLPVVVRPSFTMGGLGSGMAYNVEDLERIAGAGLAASNASLESSTEAAAGSVLIEESVLGWKEFELELMRDGKDNAVVVCSIENLDPMGVHTGDSITVAPAMTLTDREYQDMRDLGLDILREVGVATGGCNIQFAINPDNGRMIVIEMNPRVSRSSALASKATGFPIAKIAAKLAIGYTLDEIANDITKATPAAFEPTLDYVVVKIPRFAFEKFPGADPTLTTTMKSVGEAMSIGRNFAEALGKAMRSMETKVGGFWTAPEDPAESSDAVLQRISVPTDGRIYGVFQALRMGASVAQVHEATAIDPWFLDQIALVLAIGGQVRDAAELSADLLRTAKRYGLSDEQIAVLRGTDEKTVRELRWSLGVRPVFKTVDTCAAEFEALTPYHYSAYETDPAAESEVAPQTERQKVIILGSGPNRIGQGIEFDYSCVHAALALRDAGFETVMVNCNPETVSTDYDTSDRLYFEPLTEENVLEVIAAEQESGTVAGVIVTLGGQTPLKLASALDGVAVAHRDGSGSTVVQVLGTSPDAIDLAEDRGRFGDLLTTAGLPAPAFGTAVSFDDARAVASRVGYPVLVRPSYVLGGRGMEIVYDEQSLADYISRATEISADRPVLVDRFLDDAIEIDVDALCDGTEVYLGGVMEHIEEAGVHSGDSACVLPPITLGRSDIARVRAHTEAIALGGRVVGLLNVQYALKGETLYVLEANPRASRTVPFSSKATAVPLAKAAARIMTGSTIADLRAEGLLPPVGDGGTLPADAPVAVKEAVMQFHRFRKADGSGIDSLLGPEMRSTGEVMGVDTAFGPAFAKSQTASYGSLPTKGTVFVSVANADKRSMVFPVKRLADLGFRVLATEGTAEMLQRNGIDVEVVRKHFENEQGETIVDLIRAGRVDLVINTPYGQSGPRVDGYEIRTAAVAVDVPCITTVAGAAAAIQGIEALTRSDVGVAPLQVLQARLRASREPVAG from the coding sequence ATGCCCCGTCGGGACGACATCCACCACGTTCTGGTCATCGGATCCGGTCCGATCGTCATCGGCCAGGCGTGCGAGTTCGACTACTCCGGCACCCAGGCGTGCCGGGTGCTCCGCGAGGAGGGCCTGCGGGTCTCGCTGATCAACTCCAACCCGGCGACGATCATGACCGACCCGGAGTTCGCCGACGCCACCTACATCGAGCCGATCACCGCCGACTTCGTGGAGAAGGTGCTGGCCCGGGAGGCCGCCGCCGGCCACCCGGTGGACGCGCTGCTGGCCACCCTCGGCGGCCAGACCGCGCTGAACACCGCCATGTCGATCGCCGACCGCGGCATCCTGGAGAAATACGGGGTCGAGCTGATCGGCGCCGACATCCCGGCGATCCGGCGCGGCGAGGACCGGCAGATCTTCAAGGACATCGTCCGCAAGGTCGGCGGCGACGTCCCGCGCTCCGCGGTCTGCCACACGATGGACGACGTGCACGCGGCGATCGCCGAGCTCGGCCTGCCGGTGGTCGTCCGGCCGTCCTTCACCATGGGCGGTCTCGGCTCCGGAATGGCCTACAACGTCGAGGATCTCGAGCGGATCGCCGGTGCCGGCCTGGCCGCGTCGAACGCCTCGCTGGAGTCCTCCACCGAGGCCGCGGCCGGGTCGGTGCTGATCGAGGAGAGCGTGCTCGGCTGGAAGGAGTTCGAGCTGGAGCTGATGCGCGACGGCAAGGACAACGCCGTGGTCGTCTGTTCCATCGAGAACCTTGACCCGATGGGCGTGCACACCGGCGACTCGATCACCGTCGCGCCGGCGATGACCCTCACCGACCGCGAGTACCAGGACATGCGGGATCTGGGCCTGGACATCCTGCGCGAGGTCGGCGTCGCCACCGGCGGCTGCAACATCCAGTTCGCGATCAACCCGGACAACGGCCGGATGATCGTCATCGAGATGAACCCGCGGGTGTCCCGGTCCTCCGCGCTGGCGTCCAAGGCCACCGGCTTCCCGATCGCCAAGATCGCCGCCAAGCTGGCCATCGGCTACACCCTCGACGAGATCGCCAACGACATCACCAAGGCCACCCCGGCCGCCTTCGAGCCGACCCTGGACTACGTGGTCGTCAAGATCCCGCGGTTCGCCTTCGAGAAGTTCCCCGGCGCCGACCCGACGCTGACCACCACCATGAAGTCGGTGGGCGAGGCGATGTCGATCGGCCGGAACTTCGCCGAGGCGCTGGGCAAGGCGATGCGGTCGATGGAGACCAAGGTGGGTGGCTTCTGGACCGCCCCCGAGGACCCCGCCGAGTCGTCGGACGCTGTGCTGCAGCGCATCTCGGTGCCGACCGACGGCCGGATCTACGGGGTCTTCCAGGCGCTGCGGATGGGTGCGTCGGTAGCGCAGGTGCACGAGGCGACGGCCATCGACCCGTGGTTCCTGGACCAGATCGCGCTGGTGCTCGCCATCGGCGGCCAGGTGCGGGACGCGGCGGAGTTGAGCGCCGACCTGCTGCGCACCGCCAAGCGCTACGGCCTGTCCGACGAGCAGATCGCGGTGCTGCGCGGCACCGACGAGAAGACGGTCCGCGAGCTGCGCTGGTCGCTCGGGGTGCGGCCGGTGTTCAAGACGGTCGACACCTGTGCCGCCGAGTTCGAGGCGCTGACCCCGTACCACTACAGCGCCTACGAGACCGACCCGGCCGCGGAATCCGAGGTGGCGCCGCAGACCGAGCGGCAGAAGGTGATCATCCTCGGCTCCGGTCCGAACCGCATCGGGCAGGGCATCGAGTTCGACTACTCCTGTGTGCACGCGGCTCTCGCGCTGCGCGACGCCGGGTTCGAGACCGTCATGGTCAACTGCAACCCGGAGACCGTCTCCACCGACTACGACACCTCCGACAGGCTCTACTTCGAGCCGCTCACCGAGGAGAACGTGCTCGAGGTCATCGCCGCCGAGCAGGAGAGCGGCACCGTCGCCGGCGTCATCGTGACCCTGGGCGGGCAGACCCCGCTCAAGTTGGCCTCCGCGCTGGACGGCGTCGCCGTCGCGCACCGGGACGGCAGCGGGTCGACGGTGGTCCAGGTGCTCGGGACCTCGCCCGACGCCATCGATCTCGCCGAGGACCGCGGCCGGTTCGGCGACCTGCTGACGACCGCCGGTCTGCCCGCGCCGGCGTTCGGCACCGCGGTGTCCTTCGACGACGCCCGGGCGGTGGCCTCGCGCGTCGGTTACCCGGTGCTGGTCCGGCCGTCCTACGTGCTGGGCGGCCGCGGCATGGAGATCGTCTACGACGAGCAGTCGCTGGCCGACTACATCTCCCGCGCCACCGAGATCTCCGCCGACCGACCGGTGCTGGTGGACCGGTTCCTGGACGACGCGATCGAGATCGACGTGGACGCGCTCTGCGACGGCACCGAGGTCTACCTCGGCGGCGTGATGGAGCACATCGAGGAGGCCGGTGTGCACTCCGGCGACTCCGCCTGTGTGCTGCCGCCGATCACGTTGGGGCGCAGCGACATCGCCCGGGTGCGGGCGCACACCGAGGCGATCGCGCTCGGCGGCCGGGTGGTCGGTCTGCTCAACGTGCAGTACGCGTTGAAGGGCGAGACGCTGTACGTGCTGGAGGCGAACCCGCGCGCGTCCCGGACGGTGCCGTTCTCCTCGAAGGCGACCGCGGTCCCGCTGGCCAAGGCCGCCGCCCGGATCATGACCGGCTCGACGATCGCGGACCTGCGCGCCGAGGGCCTGCTGCCGCCGGTCGGCGACGGCGGCACATTGCCGGCGGACGCACCGGTCGCGGTCAAGGAGGCGGTCATGCAGTTCCACCGCTTCCGCAAGGCCGACGGCAGCGGCATCGACTCGCTGCTCGGGCCGGAGATGCGCTCCACCGGCGAGGTGATGGGCGTGGACACGGCTTTCGGGCCGGCCTTCGCCAAGTCGCAGACCGCGTCCTACGGATCGCTGCCGACCAAGGGCACCGTCTTCGTGTCGGTGGCCAACGCCGACAAGCGGTCGATGGTGTTCCCGGTCAAGCGGCTGGCCGACCTCGGGTTCCGCGTGCTGGCCACCGAGGGAACCGCGGAGATGTTGCAGCGCAACGGGATCGACGTCGAGGTGGTGCGCAAGCACTTCGAGAACGAGCAGGGTGAGACCATCGTCGACCTGATCCGGGCCGGTCGGGTCGACCTGGTCATCAACACCCCGTACGGCCAGTCCGGACCGCGTGTCGACGGCTACGAGATCCGTACCGCCGCCGTCGCTGTCGACGTCCCGTGCATCACCACGGTGGCCGGCGCGGCAGCTGCGATCCAGGGCATCGAGGCACTGACCCGGTCCGACGTCGGGGTGGCGCCGCTGCAGGTGCTGCAGGCCCGGCTCCGGGCGAGCCGGGAACCGGTGGCCGGGTGA